A portion of the Paenibacillus hamazuiensis genome contains these proteins:
- a CDS encoding NUDIX domain-containing protein produces the protein MKKISVGVLLTDLRRFLACHSTGNRFYDLPKGLSEPGETPVETALRELFEETGLHADKADLADLGVIPYKPQKDLHLFALIVKKLPELETMRCTSFFEHPYSKKRLPEVDGYRYVIFGEKEHFMTKNMAKALDEAQARLPADPFAGD, from the coding sequence TTGAAAAAAATATCCGTCGGCGTCCTTCTTACGGATCTCCGGCGCTTTTTGGCATGCCATTCCACTGGAAACCGCTTTTACGACTTGCCCAAAGGTTTGTCTGAGCCAGGGGAGACACCTGTGGAAACCGCCTTGCGGGAGTTGTTTGAGGAGACGGGACTTCACGCCGACAAAGCGGATTTAGCCGATCTGGGCGTTATCCCTTATAAACCGCAGAAAGATTTACATTTGTTCGCTCTGATCGTAAAGAAGCTTCCGGAGCTGGAAACGATGCGGTGCACATCATTTTTCGAACATCCGTACAGCAAAAAAAGGCTTCCCGAGGTAGACGGCTACCGCTATGTAATCTTCGGCGAAAAGGAACATTTCATGACGAAAAATATGGCGAAGGCGCTGGATGAGGCGCAAGCCAGGCTGCCTGCGGACCCGTTTGCAGGCGATTGA
- a CDS encoding FAD-dependent oxidoreductase: MKNETVVSDVTVIGGGLAGVCAAVAAARQGRSVALVQNRPVLGGNSSSEVRVWVCGATAHGTQRYARETGIMGEMFVENQYQNPDGNPYFWDLVVLETVRAEPNIRLFLNTDVHEVEADGPEEERTIRSVTGWMMGSERRIRFESAMFLDCTGDGLVGFLAGAKYRIGREARHEYGEEWAPEAADDITLGSTILFYTKDAGHPVRFVKPSFAKDITQTSIPMRRVIKSGHSGCHYWWIEWGGEFDTVHDNERIRDELWSAIYGIWDYIKNSGSFPDAENMTLEWVGAVPGKREYRRFVGDYVLNQNDILAQEPFEDRIAFGGWSIDLHPPQGMYAQESGSKHMYSDGVYHIPFRSLYSVNVQNLMFAGRNISASHVAFGTTRVMATCAVIGEAAGTGAALGVKLGVSPRELYRSHLGLLQQTMLKADASIIGLASTDALDLARQAAVTASSVCRRLAVETPAERVPLTQAAGLLLPAYGALDGIELLIDAGSDTVLEAALHDTGRPENYVPAGERARVRVALRAGERQWVRLPLAWTPETPQNAFLTIEANSDVSLYTSAEPMTGVLAFGNNAKPEEEHKLEAKSISQPVVQWSMRRFVRKPFCFRLIGETAAYEAANVIDGFNRPYGGPHMWVSEPMALGREEYVELRWRQPIGINEVHVTWNDDVNEDLINLHHHFTPFEIIPELAKDYRLEAFADGEWKAVAEVKSNRKRKRVHNLDRTVTAERLRVVVESTNGCPRAEMVEIRVYGNE; the protein is encoded by the coding sequence TTGAAAAACGAGACTGTTGTAAGCGATGTCACTGTGATCGGCGGCGGTCTGGCCGGCGTATGTGCGGCCGTAGCTGCGGCAAGACAAGGCAGATCCGTCGCGCTTGTGCAAAACCGGCCGGTGCTGGGAGGCAACTCCAGCAGCGAGGTGCGCGTTTGGGTGTGCGGCGCAACTGCGCACGGCACGCAAAGGTACGCCCGGGAAACCGGAATTATGGGCGAAATGTTTGTGGAAAACCAGTATCAAAATCCGGACGGCAATCCGTATTTTTGGGATCTGGTCGTGCTGGAGACCGTGCGGGCGGAGCCGAATATCCGGCTGTTTTTGAACACCGACGTGCACGAGGTGGAGGCGGACGGCCCCGAAGAGGAGCGGACAATCCGTTCGGTGACCGGATGGATGATGGGCTCGGAGCGTCGCATCCGCTTCGAGAGCGCGATGTTTCTCGACTGCACGGGCGACGGGCTGGTCGGCTTTCTCGCCGGGGCGAAGTATCGGATCGGCCGCGAAGCGCGCCACGAATATGGCGAAGAATGGGCGCCGGAAGCAGCGGACGACATTACGCTCGGCAGCACGATTTTGTTTTATACGAAGGATGCCGGCCATCCGGTGCGTTTCGTAAAGCCCAGCTTCGCCAAAGACATTACGCAGACGTCGATTCCGATGCGCCGCGTCATCAAAAGCGGGCACTCCGGCTGCCATTATTGGTGGATCGAATGGGGCGGCGAGTTCGATACGGTGCATGACAACGAACGCATCCGCGACGAGCTGTGGTCGGCTATTTACGGCATCTGGGACTACATCAAAAATTCCGGAAGCTTCCCGGATGCGGAAAATATGACGCTGGAGTGGGTCGGCGCGGTACCGGGGAAAAGAGAATACCGGCGATTTGTCGGCGACTACGTGTTAAACCAAAACGACATTCTCGCCCAGGAGCCGTTCGAGGACCGGATCGCCTTCGGCGGCTGGTCGATCGACCTGCATCCGCCGCAAGGGATGTACGCGCAGGAAAGCGGCTCGAAGCATATGTATTCGGACGGCGTTTACCATATCCCGTTCCGCTCGCTGTATTCGGTCAACGTGCAAAACCTGATGTTCGCCGGACGCAACATCAGCGCCTCCCACGTGGCCTTCGGCACGACGCGCGTCATGGCAACGTGCGCCGTTATCGGCGAAGCGGCCGGCACCGGCGCTGCACTCGGCGTCAAGCTCGGCGTCTCGCCGCGCGAGCTGTACCGCAGCCACCTCGGGCTGCTCCAGCAGACGATGCTGAAGGCGGACGCCTCCATCATCGGTCTGGCGAGCACCGACGCGCTCGACCTGGCGCGGCAGGCCGCAGTGACCGCGTCCAGCGTATGCCGCCGGCTTGCCGTGGAGACGCCGGCCGAGCGCGTGCCGCTCACGCAGGCCGCCGGGCTGCTGCTGCCGGCTTACGGCGCGCTGGACGGCATCGAGCTGCTGATCGATGCCGGCAGCGACACCGTGCTCGAGGCGGCGCTGCACGACACCGGCCGCCCGGAAAACTACGTGCCGGCGGGCGAACGCGCCCGCGTGCGGGTAGCGCTTCGCGCCGGGGAGCGTCAGTGGGTGCGGCTGCCGCTGGCGTGGACGCCGGAAACGCCGCAAAATGCGTTCCTCACGATCGAAGCGAATTCGGACGTGAGCCTGTATACGTCGGCTGAGCCGATGACGGGTGTCCTCGCGTTCGGCAACAATGCGAAGCCCGAGGAGGAACATAAGCTTGAGGCGAAATCGATCAGCCAGCCTGTCGTACAGTGGAGCATGCGGAGGTTCGTGCGCAAGCCTTTTTGCTTCCGCTTGATCGGAGAAACCGCAGCTTATGAGGCGGCCAACGTTATAGATGGCTTTAACCGTCCCTACGGAGGCCCGCATATGTGGGTATCCGAGCCGATGGCTCTCGGGCGGGAGGAGTATGTCGAGCTTCGCTGGCGGCAGCCGATCGGCATAAACGAAGTGCATGTGACGTGGAACGATGACGTGAACGAAGATTTGATCAATCTTCATCACCATTTTACCCCGTTCGAAATCATTCCCGAGCTGGCGAAGGACTACCGGCTGGAAGCGTTCGCAGACGGCGAATGGAAAGCGGTGGCCGAAGTTAAAAGCAACCGCAAACGCAAGCGCGTTCATAACCTGGACCGGACGGTAACGGCGGAAAGGCTGCGCGTCGTCGTCGAAAGCACAAACGGCTGCCCGCGTGCGGAAATGGTGGAAATCAGAGTTTACGGCAATGAATAA